The DNA window AAAAGGGAGGCTCCTCTTCATTTCCCTTTCCTGCAGGCCGGCCCTGGTTTTTCATGATGTCATCCATTCATCATTGTGAGCTGATTGGTGGCCCCAGGGCTTGGCTGGCTGCCCAAGGccaggagggaagaaagaggacCCAGGACAAATGCGCAGCAGGCCCCTGAGTATGTGCGGAAATGTTGTCATCAGTTCCACATAGAAAGACTTGGAACAAATCGAAGAAGACAGTAAAAGTCACAAGATCCTATCCAACCTTCCCTTCCCTGAATGCCTGGGAAGAATTCAGGGGCCTCTTTCCTGTAGATGGGGAaccaaatcctggagtgggcCTGGGTGTGGAGGAGGGACTGCTCAGCCAGATGGTTCATTCTCCAGAATTCAACCTGTTTCCTGAATCAGTGGTGTTTGAAAGCAACTTTGTCCAGGTACTCTTGGGCTGCTCCGAATGGCACTCCTTGATTCCTCTAAATCTCTTCCCACAATGTGACGGAGAGTCTGTCCCTGGAACTGGAGTGGAGTGACAACCGAGGCAAAGAGAGGAACCAAAGGCAAGGCTACCCACACCTGACCCTGGTGTTGCAGAGCCCCAGATAGGCTTTCTCCTGCAGTCACTCGGGAGAGAGGTCAAGGGTTCTCTGCTCTGAGgggagggtttgatctctgaatcCCTTAGTTTACTTCATCCTCCAGGCTGTCAGTTCAAAGCAGATGAACAAAGAGGCAGTAAAATGAGATGCTATTTAGGGCTTTAGAGCAGAAATGCTGATGGATGAAAGAATAGAAGTCGGGTACCCAGAGAGATCTAGGCTCGGAGTCTGGTCCACTTTTTTCTCGTCAGGGGACGTCATGGAGCAGGTGACCTGTGCACTAGTTTTCTCTGTTGTAAAAGAGGTGGGACTGACCTGGCTGTTCCATGAAACATGGGAAGCAAAGGCCTCAGCACAGGAGCACTCGGtgcattttgtttcctttcctgggCTCTCCTTAGGCCAGATGGGACCCAGAATAAGCAGCACTTTGGGGTTACAGGGGCCTGACAGTGAAAAAAAGATGCAGGAGGAGATAATAGGGCCCCTCAAGAAAGTGCCAAAggacaagtttttaaaataaaagccaggAAGCAGTCTGGGGAGGATCCGTGGAAGTGCGACACATCAGGAGACTCTTGTGGGCAACTGCTAACATTGGGTtagtcaaaaagttcattcgatttttccatttcagcttaaaaaacccaaatgaactttttggtcaacccacaATAGGCAAAGTAAACACTGTTAGAATTGTTTAACCAATATAGGTTTAACTGTGGTTCCGAACAAGTGATGACTTTGCCCCCACCAGTAGTGGAGCCATGTCTGAAGCCACTGGCCATGTCTGAATGAAGCGTTTCGGATTGTCACaatttgggggtggggttggggtggccACTGCTATCCTCATCTTATTGGGCAGAGGCCATGGATGCTGTTAAACATCTTACAACACACAGGAGAGCCCACTGCCCccaaacaaagaattatccagccccaaatgtgAACAGTGCCGAGTTTGAGAAGCTCTCTCATGAAacatgctgctgctcctgccaaACGCTCAGACTGTGCCTGGCGGACTGCTTTGCAGGTCAGAAAGGGCAGGAACTGGATAGACATCTACAAAGCCTGCAACACCATGGCCCTGGGGGTGACCTCCTCTGTGCCCTGCCTGCCTCTTCCCAATATCCTCCTCATGGCCAGTGTCAAATGGCACCACGagcagaaccagacatggaacaaaccATCCACAGCCCCCAAGATCATCCTGAAGAGGTGAGCATTCTGAAGTAGGGCAAAGTGGGAGGCATGTAACATGGACAGGAAGGAGGGCCAGTCTACATCCCCACTTTCCTTCTTATTGCATTCACTGCACTGAATTCTTAGGAAGACTCTCTACTCTGGGGCAAGGGACAAAGAAGCCAACAGGTCTAGGAGATGAAGTGTTGgttgggagatgcaggttctagaCCTTATGCAACTGACTAGACTCAAAACCAgagaacgcaatggcaccccactccagtactcttgcctggagaatcccatggacggaggagcctggtaggctccggtccatggagtcgctaggagtcggaaaccactgagtgacttcactttcacttttcactttcatgcattggaaaaggaaatggcaacccactccagtgttcttgccaggagaatcccagggacggtggagccttgtaggctgccatctatggggtcgcgcagagtcggacacgactgaggcgacttagcagcagcagcagcagcagactcaaaACAATTTTTGAGTCCCAAGTTACTTGATGCATTTCAGTTTTCCTACTGGTAAAGTGAATTGAATGAAGTCTTTCTTGGAACTGTAATATTATGCTTGTCCAGGATGCAATGgcccttttattttttcagatttccaactttttattttgtatcggggtataaccgattaacaatgctgtggtagtttcaagtgaaaagcaaagtgacttagccatacatataactcgtattcattctccccccatatcctcctcccatccaggctggcgcATAACACTGAGTATTGTTCCATGTGTTATACCCTTGCTGGTTATCCGTTTTGAATACAGCAGTGTGCAGTGGCCCTTTTAGATGCTTGAGCCTCTTCAAGTAATTTGCAGGATATCTCAAGAATCTCTAGAAATTCCCAGAAGCCCAAGTTAACCTTTCATTGCTCCATGTTGCTTCAATAATAAACCTCTCCGTTATGTTCTAAGCAGCCCCTATAGCAAGTGCATCCCAGTTCAGCTGACTAATCCCAGATCCAAAGCCAGCTCCCTGAACTTTAGCTCCTTTGGGAAGAGTAATTGAGGCCTTAAGGTCAATGAATGGACAAGCTGGACAGTGGGACCCAGCtcctaagaaaattaaaaatccctATGATGCCAGCTACCTTACTCCCAGGCTGCCCCTCTCAAGCAGGATTCAGGGAACACCAGCATGAGAATCGTAGCAGGATAGGTGGaggttaaaatgcagattccagggcccaaccccagacctactgaatctgaATCTTTGGGAGTATCTTCAGGTGTCTGCATTTTAACCAAGCTCCCCAGGTGAATCTGATCTCcctaaagtttgagaatcactgtgcTAACCATTCACTCCTACCCACCCCCAAAGCCTTGGTCCTAAAGGAGACACTCTTCCTTTTAATGAAGACAGGGTTGGACCATGTTTGTTGTCAATGTGTGTCTTCCCTTGCATCTTCAGGATTCTCCCATTGAAATTTGTGGAGCTCCAGGTCTCTGACCGCCTTCAACGTGTCCTGCGGTTGAGGACAGTTACAGAGAAGATATACTATCTAAAACTCCACCCCGACCATCCTGAGACTGTCTTCCACTTCTGGATCCGGCTCATTCAAATTCTGCAGAAgggcctgtccatcaccaccaaaGACCCCAGGATTCTTGTCACTCACTGCCTGGTACCCAAGAGTAGCTGCAGTCCCTCAGGAGACTCACAGGTATGTGGACACTATGGCCTCCTCCAGCCAAGGCCAGAGTTGAGCTGTAGAGCTTTGGTAAGCTGATATGGCAGCACCCTGGGAAGGTGATCCCTGCCTTAGGCCTTTTCTAATcactttttttattaaaattcactCAAGTGTACAGTTCAGCATTTTCAGTAAATGTATAGAGttctgcaaccatcaccacaatatCACCCTAAAAAATTCCCTCATGCCCATTTGCAGTCATTCTGTTCATACTTTCtgccctaggcaaccactgatctgtctTCAAACTCTACTCATATTTCTGAAACATTTCACATACATGGAATCCTATAATATACAgtgttttgtgtctggcttctttcacttagcgtaaGGTTTTTCAAGTTCATTCATATCATAGCATGAGGCCAACTCTCTGTTAGAGTCACAGATTATcaataatttcttcctttttattgctgaatagtattccactgcatggatagaccacattttgtttgtctagtcaccagctgatggacatttggatcattttcgtgcatgcatgctcagtcctgtccaactctttgagaccccacggactgcatcccaccaggctcctctgtccatgaaattttccaggcaagaatactggagtgggttgctctttcctcctccaggcgatcttcctggcccaggtattaaatctgcatctcctgtatcagcaggcagattctttactgctgcaccacctgggagacctttggattatttcatttgggcctattatgaataatgctgctgtgtaCATTcgtgtacaagtttttgtataGATGTATGTTAGGGtatgttttcatttgttgtggGTAGATTCCAAGAATTTGGAATTGGTGAGTCATATGGTAAGTTTGTGTTTAAACAGGCAAAcctttttccaaagtgactgtaccatttacatttccaccaggaATGTGAGAGGGTTTcgctttctccacatcttcaccaacaatGATATTATCTTCTTAATTAAAGCCATTCTAGGGGATATGCTGTGTTTTTAATTAGGATTTCCTGTCAAGGAACTTTTCATAGACTTGTTAACCATTTACATATATTCTCGGTGAAAtttctattcaaatcttttgcttatttaaaaaattttttctaattgaGTTGTAAGAGCTCTTTGCATATTATGGATagaagtcctttatcagatatatgacttgTAAATGTTTTTTCACAgtctgtgagttgtctttttattttcttaatgatgttttctaaggagcaaagttttaaattttaatgaagtgcagtttatcaattttttctttaatagatcTTTTAGTGGTATATCTAAAAACTTTTTGTTCAACCCAAAGTCACAAAGGTGTTATCCTATATTTTCTTCAAGAAGTTGTAtggacttcttttaaaaaaaaatttttttttggccacatcacgtggcatgtgggatcttagttccccagccaaggaCTGAATACGAGCCTCTGCCATTTGAAACatagagtcttaatcactggaccaccagggaagtccctagacttAGCTCTTACGTGTATgtctttgatccctgagttaatATTTTTGTATGACGTGAGGTAAGGGTAcacttttaagtaatttttttttggcatgtaAATGTTATAACTGTTCTAGTACCATTTGTTATAAGACTATCCTTCCCACGTTGAATTGTCTTGGCATTGAACCATAAACCTAAGGATTTAGTTCTGGcttctcagttctgttccattgatctgtttgcCTATTCTTGTGCCAATACCACAATGTCTTGATAAATGaagctttatagtaagttttttgaaacttttgaattttaatatttgaaattggGTGTTGTAAATCTTCCAATTTTGCTCTTTCTCAAGTTGTTTTGGAATAGCCAATTCCAGATCCTCtgcatttccatgtaaattttaggatCAACTTGccaatttctgcaaaaaaaacacaaacaaacctgCTAGAATTTTGATAAGGACATGTTGAAGTTATACAACAATCTGGGGAAAATTGACGtcttgacaatattgagtctttcagtacatatgtatacaaagtctttccatttattcaatCTAATTTAATTTCCCTTAGCAATGTTTGCAGCCTTCAGTTTATAAGTTCTGCACTTCTTTTGTttaatatattcctaagtattgattgttgttattattgtcaaTGGAATTGTGTTGTCTTAATTTTGTATCACTTATTGAAAGTATATAGAAATAGTcgatttttgtgtattgttttATTAGCTGTAGTAGTTTTCatggattccttaggattttctacatatatgcatacattcttattatctgtaaataaatacagcttaatttcatttctcatttggatccatttatttgtttattgcttATCGCATTAGTTAAAACCTTCAGTACAatgtttaataaaagtaaaaaagcagACATCCTTGCCTCATTCTGGGTATTAGGGGGAAAATATCCAGTCTTTCACTAAGTATGATATTAACTATGGGATTTTTGTAGATGCCCTTTATAAGATAGAGGAAATTCCTTTCTATTTCTTGTTTattaagagtttttatcatgaatgggtatTAGATTTTGGCAAATGCTTTTTCTCTGTCTACTAAGATGATCATATTGTTTgttctttattctattaatatagtatattgttgttgtttagttgctaagttgtgtccagttctttgcaaccccatggactgtagcctgccagactcctttgtccatgtccataggatttcccaggcaagaatactggaatgggttgccattttcttcttcaggggatcttcccgacccaggtctcctgcactggcaggcagattctttaccaatgagccaacagggaagcctatatatatatatatatattttttttttttttttttgcccatgtATTATATTACTTTAATTCTTAGATGTTAAACCGGGCTTGTGTTCCTGCAATAAATTCCATTACATTACGATGTATATGATCTTTTCTATATAGTTTTATTTGGTTTGCTAGCATTTTGTTAGAAGAGTTTTTCACCTATGTTCATTAGAGAGATTGGTCTGTAGTGTTCTTGCGAtagtctggttttggtatcagaataATACTTGCCTTAttgagtaatttaaaaaatgttccctcctcctctgtttctgagtttttgaagaattgatgttactacttctttaaatgtttgatagaaatcAGGGAAGCCACCTGAGCCTTTTTGCCTCAGGCCTTGGAGTCTAATGAACCGAAGCCTGACGTGAGCTACAACAGAAGCTCCACAATGGCTgagatttttatctgtttttttcactGAGATTCCCCGGTGCCTGGTAAGTAGttgatattcagtaaatattaatattaaatgaacATGAGCAGCGTGCACAACTAGGGGacatcccaggtggtgcagcggtaaagaatctgcctgccagtgtgggagatgcaagagatatgggtttgatccctgggtcaggaagatcccctggaggaggaaatggcaactcactccagtattcttgcctggaagagtctatggatggaggaggctggtgggctacagtccatggggcctcagagtccaacatgactgagccatgtgcacacacacacccgtaCAACTAGAACATCCGAGGGGCATCACAGGCAACAAGAAAAGAGGCAATTTTACTTTGGCATAAAAAGCACCCCAACACAGGATATTTCTTagagaaatgaatttgaaaaacattaaatttCTACAATAAACATTTAACCCCctctatttaaatataaaaccaagtacagtaagttttattaaagtttatATTAATAGACTGTTCAATAACATAGTAAGGTATGTTAAGAATAGCTTATCTACACTAAATTATGTTTTAACAATATTATTCTTAGGACATCAAAGGAAATTTATAACAATAGAGATCAACACAGATATAGCCTCAGAATTGCCTCTCTGAGCTGCTGACATGGCTTTGTCTGATGGAATACTTTAGGTTCTAACACTTTAGGGTCTAGACCATGATATTAGGAAACTGTGCAGAGATGCTAAGACCTTAACAACctggctttgtttttctttgctctATCTAGTTAGTACAGAAGAAACCCCAAGCTTCCCAGCCCAGCGAGAGCCTCATGCAGCTGATGGCCAAAGGGGAGAGTGAGGCCCTCTGTCAGATCTTTGCGGACTTGCATCAGCACCACCTGTTCAGGTACATGACTCAAATCCAGCCAGCTTGATGTCCGCAGGTGGTCTGCCCCAGAGACCCAGAAACCAAGTAATCTGGTTAAGGGGCACAAGGAAGTACATGAAATTCTGCCCTTCCATATCCAATCCAGTCTGTATTCTTGACTCAGGGAAACCTTTCTGTGGTCTCCTTGCCTGCTTGTCCTCCACAAGCACTGTGGGCTTGACTTCAGAGGAGGAtattcataaaaaatgaaaagtaacctCTTCAATATTAAGAATAAATTAGTGACACAGTGGAAGTGTAAAACCTAATTTCTAATCTAGTTCCTAGATTTCCTGCTGAGAAATAATCAAAACATTGTTTAAAACATCCTCTAACACTGAGTTCCTTTACCTACATACTTGGCCTCTGCTTGGACTCTATGGAGCTTCTGTGgtcatttttttaagtgttttctgGAAAGCTCCCTCATGTAGGCCTGTCTTCTCCATGTCTGAGGAAAAGTCATTGTAGGTACAGATGACTTGGGGTTTACTCTTAGGACTGGTGTATGAGAGAGACAAAAGCAGAGCGCAGTTAGACCTCAGAGCACCACGGCCAGAGAGCGAAGATCAAGTGGGAGCCGGAGTCCTAGCGAACTTGACATGTGGTgtcaaagaaaagagagaacagaaataaGTTAGTAAATGTCACCACGAGAGAAAGACACCAGAGAAGGAGATTTTGTCATGACAGGGACCAGCAACTCAGAGAGagaattttaaacagaaagttCTTTTGTATGTATGAGTGCCAGTAATAAACTGAAAATCAGGTTAGTGCAGAGGAGGCGAAGTCTCATAGTGGGTAAGTGCTCACATAGGTTTGGACCCAAGTGACTGCTCTGACTATGAGCCCTTGGGCATATTGCTTAACtctgctgggcctcagttttcagaTCTGTAAAGTGGAAATTATGATAATGCCAACCTCATCCAGATAGTGTCAGTATAAAATGAACCCAAATGCATCAAGTGCTTGGCTGGTCCTCAGCAAATTTAGAGGCAGTTATAAGTTaactttcaacaaatattaacttGTATTCTAACTTGGGCTGAAAGTAGAAAAGTGATAACACAAGAAAAAGACTTATTAGTTGCCCactgttaaataattttttatactgGGGTTGTCACTCGGTATATCACACAGAGATCTGTAATGAAGAAGTTCCAGGGTAAGATATCACATTCTGAACAGGAGAGCTCTGGACTTaatacagcaattttttttttttttggaccacaCCACTCAGCTTGCAAGCTCTTAGCTCACTGACCAAGGGTAGAACTCCTGACCCCaggcagtggaagtgcagagttctaaccattggaccatcagggaattcccagaacaAGATATTCTGAAGCAACTTTTTGATTGTCTCAAAATGTTAACTCACAGATTTTCTTTATTACTCTTAGGACAAGCCTCTGTTTGTACCTCATTAGCCACACCtatatttagtcaaagctatggtttttccagtagtcatgtatggatgtgagagttggaccagaaagaaagctaagcactaaagaattgatgctttcaaattgtggtgctggaggactcttgagagtcctttggactgcaagaagatcaaaccagtcaattctaaaggaaatcaaccctcaatattcattggaaggactgttgctgaagctgaagctctaatactttggtcacctgatgcgatgagtcaactcattggaaaagaccctaatgctgggaaagattgaaggcaaaagaaggggtggcagaggatgagatggttagatagcatcaccaactcaatgaacatgaatttgagcaaactccaggagatagtggaaggcAGAGGAGCTgcgtgtgctgcagtctatggagttgcaaagagtgggacatgacttagagactgaataacaatagCCACACCCAgttgcaaaggaggctgggaaatgaaGCCTCCACTCTGCATAGCCATGGGCCCAAAACAAAGTTAGATGCTTTGCCTTagcagaagggaagaagggatgCTGGGGATCTACTGGCAATCTCTGGCACAGAGAGATTTTAATATCTCTGAAAGGTCAGAGAAGTGAAGACCTGAAGGaaaaactcacagaactcagataAAAGATGGGGAAAGTTGTGCAGACTAAGGGAACAAATGGGTGTAAGATGGAGGCTTCGCCCTGAGTAAGAAGCCTAATGAGTCAGTgtagagaaagggaggaagatcAGTGGGAAAGTGGGGATGTTGGTAGGAGGACATATGTAGAAGTGGGCAGGGCCCAAGCCAGGCAGGGCCTGGGAAGCCATGTGAATGGATTTAAGCTTTTAAGTGTAATGGGAACCTTAGCATTTTAAATAGGGAAGTGCTGTGAtcccatttacatttttaaaaggtcaagCTGGCTGCTTCGTGACAGCAATTTGAAAACAGGGAGGCTAGGTGTGATGGGACCAGCCAGGGAGCCATGGCAACTGAGTCCGGGCTGTCATGTACAAGACGGGTCAGAAGGATGCGAGAAGCTGGGAACATTTGATTTTTGCTTCCCCATCTCAAACAATTACTTTGTACAGACGTttagtttcttctctttcatttcccagCATGAAGCCCTGGAGTGATGATTTTTCTCCTCATTTAGGCAGGCTCTGGTCTGGTTGCAGTTTTAGCAGGTTTTGCACATCAACAGCAATATGCCGCTTACAGCAAATAAAAGGAATGACTGCGATGCCAAACAGACGGAGTCACGCCCACTCCACCTCAGCAAAGTCGGAGTCAAGGGTTCTGCTCCCCAAACCCCTACCCCACCCTACCTCCCCCTTCTCTAGTTTTCCTTCTGGTGCTTTAATATGGGTCACATCCACCCAGTCTAGCCACAGCTgtcctttttcatatttatatctgCCTCTAAAGCTTTTGTTGCATCAGGAAAAATATAACAAGAAACAAGGTTTAAAACAAGAGTCTCACTCtctattcttttccttctgaCCTTCATTTCCTTGATCCTGAAATGACTGGAGTTCCAGGAGCAGCAGAAAGACAGAGAACAATAAGGACAGCTCAGGTAAGGGAGGGCACAGGGCACCCGGATCTTGGAGAATCTTTCTGCTCTGCAGACATAGGAATAAAATTCCCTCCAGCCCCCCATCCCAGCTTTCCTGTGCTGTCAGGATCACCATTTTCCTCCTGGACCTTGGTTCTAGTTCTTCTGGGATCTGCGGTCACCATCGTCTATTTGGCACCACATCACCCCAGgttctttctttgaaatattctttACATTCTTGAGTTCATTTCCAAGCCCACAGATCCCACCCTAGTCCACTTTATCATCTCTTGCCTGGGCCACTGCAACAATCTCCTgctagttcattcattcattcaaaaacacACATTGAGCACTCGGTAAGTGCCAAACACTGTTGAAGGCTTTGGAGTCACAGTGAAGAAAAACACAGCATCCCATTCAGGGGTTTATAGTTTTTGGAGTCAAATGGGTAAATTTCCAAAGCACATAACCTCTCCTTCCAGGCAACATTCAAAGCTCAAGACTGGGGTGCTCCTGTCTTGAGGGCACAAAGGCAGAACTCTCTCACTCCTTCTGGGAAGCTGTCCCGGAAGACCTGGGGTCTGTGCTGAGTCACAGAGGATGAGTACAAGTGGGCTGGCCGAGGCGGATGAGGCAGGGATCCTAGAAAGAGACAGAGTCTGTGTGAGACAGCATGACACATCCTGGAAACAGCAGCCACTTCCCGATGCATTCTCAGGTTCTAGTTTACCCTAAATCCACTCATTTTGGCATGGCTGATCCTGCATGAACTTTCCATCTCTTACCCATCTCACCTGATTACTCTCTCCTCCTTAATTGGGAgctctctgcttccttttctcCAGCTCAAATCTTTTGCTCTGGTCAAAGCTCAGCTATCCTTCCCCATGACTTATTCATCCTCCTCTGCTCCCTTCTTCCTGACGCCACTCTAAATCTTGCCTAATCATCCAGATACACTAACAACtgaggcttccccggtgactcagcgttaaggatccgcctgcaatgcaggagacaggggttcaatccctgggtcaggaaggtcccctagagaaagaaatggcaacccactccagtattcttgcttggagaattccatggacagaggagcctggagggttacagtccatggggtcgcaaagagtcagacacaacttagagactaaacaacgaCACTCACAACACCTTCCTGTCCAGGCACATCTTGCCTTGCTCATAACCTCTCTTTCATAACATAAGTTCCCTAATTGTTTCATAGGTTTAAGTCTTATTTCTTCAACCAATACTAAACTTTTTTGTATGCCTCTGAATTCCTACAGTGGGAAGCGCAGGTCTGAGAATGCaataggagctcaataaatattcatgcaCC is part of the Ovis aries strain OAR_USU_Benz2616 breed Rambouillet chromosome 4, ARS-UI_Ramb_v3.0, whole genome shotgun sequence genome and encodes:
- the CALU gene encoding calumenin isoform X5, which gives rise to MLSSVPHRKTWNKSKKTVKVTRSYPTFPSLNAWEEFRGLFPVDGEPNPGVGLGVEEGLLSQMVHSPEFNLFPESVVFESNFVQVRKGRNWIDIYKACNTMALGVTSSVPCLPLPNILLMASVKWHHEQNQTWNKPSTAPKIILKRILPLKFVELQVSDRLQRVLRLRTVTEKIYYLKLHPDHPETVFHFWIRLIQILQKGLSITTKDPRILVTHCLVPKSSCSPSGDSQLVQKKPQASQPSESLMQLMAKGESEALCQIFADLHQHHLFSSRSSRKTENNKDSSGKKTSPSEDSIPCTRDLSWRDSFTYGEWERENPSGPQSLSLLSTLAASTGPQLAPLIDLIIMDLRQFLMCLSLCTAFALSKPTEKKDRVHHEPQLSDKVHNDAQSFDYDHDAFLGAEEAKTFDQLTPEESKERLG
- the CALU gene encoding calumenin isoform X8, producing MLSSVPHRKTWNKSKKTVKVTRSYPTFPSLNAWEEFRGLFPVDGEPNPGVGLGVEEGLLSQMVHSPEFNLFPESVVFESNFVQVRKGRNWIDIYKACNTMALGVTSSVPCLPLPNILLMASVKWHHEQNQTWNKPSTAPKIILKRILPLKFVELQVSDRLQRVLRLRTVTEKIYYLKLHPDHPETVFHFWIRLIQILQKGLSITTKDPRILVTHCLVPKSSCSPSGDSQLVQKKPQASQPSESLMQLMAKGESEALCQIFADLHQHHLFRSSRKTENNKDSSGKKTSPSEDSIPCTRDLSWRDSFTYGEWERENPSGPQSLSLLSTLAASTGPQLAPLIGSSI
- the CALU gene encoding calumenin isoform X7 — protein: MLSSVPHRKTWNKSKKTVKVTRSYPTFPSLNAWEEFRGLFPVDGEPNPGVGLGVEEGLLSQMVHSPEFNLFPESVVFESNFVQVRKGRNWIDIYKACNTMALGVTSSVPCLPLPNILLMASVKWHHEQNQTWNKPSTAPKIILKRILPLKFVELQVSDRLQRVLRLRTVTEKIYYLKLHPDHPETVFHFWIRLIQILQKGLSITTKDPRILVTHCLVPKSSCSPSGDSQLVQKKPQASQPSESLMQLMAKGESEALCQIFADLHQHHLFSSRSSRKTENNKDSSGKKTSPSEDSIPCTRDLSWRDSFTYGEWERENPSGPQSLSLLSTLAASTGPQLAPLIGSSI